AAAATGAGCTTCTTGAATTAGAGATTTTATTTAAAAAAGATGTTTTAAACGTCATGGGTGGTTTTCCAGAAAAAGTTAATAATGTGACCGAGTTAACATTTAAAGCTAATCGTTATGAGTTAATTCAATACCACTTAAGCTTGATTTTATTAAGGCTAAACCAATTACTTTCCTTAACTTTTCCCTTCCTATTTCTTCTTGTTTACATTGTTTATGGTGGAGAGAAGCAGTTTACCGTGCCAAAATATTTAAGCGTTACACCTAATAATAAATTAAAACCTTGGATTGTAAATTTAATTTTTAAAAGTGATCCATTAAATTTTGATAAAGACGGTTTTTATGCAACTCTTTTAGATCTCCATAAAAGAGGAAAAATAAAAATTAAAACTAAAAATAGCAAAGGCTTAACGATTCAATTGATTAATGAAGAAGAATTGGATGTTTATGAAGAAAGATTAATAAAGTTTCTTAAAAGCTTATCTAGAAACAATATTGTGGATACAGATGAAATTAAAAAATTTGTTAAAATTCTTTCTTTAAATAAAGAGTTTGAATGGAAACTCTTAGAGCTTAAAAATGAGCTTTTTTATCTTACCAAAAAAGCTGAGCAAAGTATAGCTGAATCATATATGATTAGCGGTAGAAGAAAGCTTGCATCCTTTATATTAACTTCAATCTTTTCATTATTAATTTCCATATTAGTTTTCAATTCGCTTTATTCGATTTCAACAATTGTTTTAGCCAGCTCATTTATTCCTTTAATCCAATCCTTAATTGCTTTAACTTTCCCTTCAACGCTTTTTGGTAAATGGCGTAGCTCATTCTACAAGGAAAAGCTTGAATGGGATGCTTTTAAAAAATTTCTTTCAGATTTAGCGCTTATTAAAAAATACTCACCTGAAGATCTTTCAATATGGGGGGAGTGGCTTGTTTATGGAACGGCTCTAGGCATAGGCGATAATGTTGTGAAGGCTATGGAAACTCTTAAAATACCTCTTGAAGAATTAAAGATAACGCATAACCTACCTATAATCATTCAACCAATAATTACAGCTGTTCCATTTAGCGAAGCTGAAAAAGGATTTAGCGGTGGAGGATTTGGTTCAGGCGGAGGATTTGGAGGGGGAGGAGCGGGCGCGAGATAAAAAATTTTACAATTTATATTTAATAAAGATTTAGTAATTTAAATGTTGGTCCTGTTAAGTTTATTTTTATGCCGAAGTTTTGTTTTAAGGCTTTTTTATATGCTATTTCAGCTACGGATATATCTTGGATTGCGATTCCTGTTGATGTGAAAACTGTGATTTCATTTTGGGATGTTCTGCCTGGTTTTTTACCTAAAATAATTTCACCTATTTCCGCATATATATCTTTTTTAGATATTAAGCCTTTAACTAATGGTACATTTAATTCTCCACTATAACTATTATGCTCTAAATCGTCAATAACTATTTTTGCTTTTTTCAATATTTTTGGGTCAAGCTCTTGCTTTCCAGGTGCATCAGCTCCTATAGCATTTATATGAGTGCCTTGTTTAATCCATTCTTCCATTACTATAGGTTGTTTTGAAGGTGTTAAAGTTGTTACTACATCGCTATTTTTAACAACTTCTTCTATAGTTTTAGAATCTGTAAAGTTTATTTTTGGATATTGCTCAGTTATAAATTTAATAAATTTATCCATAGTTTCACGTGTTCTACTCCAAACATAAACTTTATTAATATTCATAACATAGCTTAAAGCTTCAATATGTGCTATTGCTTGAAGACCGGCCCCAATTAACCCTAAATTTTCAACTTCTTTTCTCGCTAAATATTTTGTTGCAATAGCACTTGCAGCCGCTGTTTTTATTAAAGTTATCCATGTCGCATCTAAAATTGCTAATATAACTCCTGTTTCAGGGTCAACTAAAACTATTATGCCTGTAACTGTTGGAAGACCATATTTTTTTCTGTTTTCAGGATGCGTATTCACTATTTTAACTCCTGAAATGTTTAACGTTTCTAAATAAGCTGGCATAAACCTATGGTCGCCATTATATTTTTCATAAAAAAGAAATGATTTAAGAGGCATTTGAACTTTACCAAGGTTTTTCTCTTTAAAAGCTTCTTCAACAGCTTTTATCGCTTCTTCTATTGTAATTAATGCTTTAACTTCACGATCTCCTAGAATTAAAATCTCCATAACTAAACCGCCTAGTTTTAAAACAAAATTAACTTTTTTAAAAAAAGGAGAAATTAAAAAATAATTTTGTTATATTCTTTGTCTTTTTATTTCTATACCTTTTTCAAAAGGGCATTCATTACAATACCGTCGTCTAGGACATTTCACAATAATTTTTCCATCTTCATATTCAAAAACATATGCATCAAGATGCATTAAGTTACAGTGGACTCTCTTAGCTTTAACCAAAATTTATCACTTAATTTTTTCAAGTAATGATTTTAACTTGAGTATTCGATCTTCTCTCTTTTTCCCTATTCTTGAGAGAGACCATGACACATCTGGAACTAAACTGCCTATCGCATCAGATGCATCTACAAAAAACTTCTGAATTTTCTCTTCTATTTCTATGGTTTTTTGTAAAGCATTTAAATAACTAACTTCTTTAGGTATTTTTATTTCAATTGAATAATCATCTGTGTTAAGGATTTTAATGAAGCAAGCTTCAAGTTTATCGCTAATAATTCCATAGTAAGTTCTTTCAATCGATTGTTTATTCATCTTATTTTCTTTAGCCAAAGATAAAAAAATGGTTTTAGCTTCAGAATATTTTTGAGCTAACTCCTCATAAAGCTTTGCAGATTCCTCCTCCAATTTTGTTACATAACTAACAATAGCTGAAGCTGTAATAAGCTCCATTTAAAACCACCTTTGAATAACCACTTTTCTATCCGTAAAGAAGTCTATACATTCTTTTTGTCCATGAAGAATACCAAAAAACGATTGTTTCATTCCCCCAAATGGGAAAAAGGACATGGGTGCAACTATCCCAACGTTAACACCAACATTTCCAACTTTAACTCTATAAATGAATTCTCTTGCCCATTTACCGTTTTGAGTAAATATCGCTGATGAATTACCGTATGGATTGCCGTGAACCATTTCTATTGCTTCATTTAAACTTTTAACTCTCATTATTGAAGCTATAGGGCCGAAAAGCTCTTCTCTTGCAATAAACATATCAGAAGTTACATCTGTAAAAACTGTTGGGTTAAGAAAGGCATCATGAGGCAAATCCCCTATAAGCTTAATTTTTCTTCCATCAAGCTTAAGCTTAGCCCCCTCCTTTATACCCTTCTCTATATAAGTTAACATTTTTTGCTTTTTTTCTTTATCTCTTAAAGGTCCCATTTGAACTCTTTCATCAAGTCCATAACCAACTCTAATTTCTGAAGCTGCTTTAACGAAAGCATTCACAACTTTATCATAAAAATTATTAAATTCATGCTCATTAAGACCTTCTCCACAAACTACTAAATTAGCTCCGGAAAGGCATCTTTGACCTGTATTACCAAAAAATGAAGTCATGCATGCTGCAATAGTTTTATCTAAAACAGCATCAGGCATAACAATAATAAAGTTTTTCGCACCACCTTGAGCAATAACCCTTTTACCTGTAGCACCGCATCTTTCATAAATAATTTTACCTACTGGAGTTGATCCAACAAAACATACACCGTTAATATCTGGGTGATCAAGCATAGCTGAAACAACATCTCTACCACCATTAACCACATTCCAAACTCCTGGTGGAAAACCAGCTTCCTCCACAAGCTCAGCAATTTTCATTTGGCTGATAGGATCTTCACTTGAAGGCTTTATAATTATACAGTTTCCAGTAGCTACAGCGAAAGGCGCAAACCATAAAGGCACCATAAAAGGAAAATTAAACGGGCCTATAATACCAAAAACACCTAAAGGCACTTTATAAGCAAATTCATCCATACCAACAGCTATATCTTGTAAAAGATAACCCATCATTAAAGAAGGGGTGCCCATAGCAACCTCAACATTTTCAATTCCACGTCTTGTTTCACCCCTTGATTCATCAATAGTTTTTCCATGCTCCATAGTTTGAATTCTAGATAATTCTTCAAACCGTTCTTCCATAAGCTCTTTAAGTCGCATAAGAAGCCTTGCTCTAGCAACAGGTGGAGTCTCACTCCATCTTGGAAAAGCCTCCCAAGCAGCTTTAACAGCTTCATCAAACTCTTCACGTGTGGAAACAGGTACTTTAGCCAGCACTCTTTGAGTAGCAGGATTCACAACATCCAAAATCTTCTCAGACCTAGACTCTTTCCATTCACCATTAACATAATTTTTTATAGTCAACATTTCCTTAATCGGTTCTTCTAAAATCGACATAATTTAATCACCTCTTAACATTTTTCTGATGGTTATGATTTTAAAAAAATAATCATTTTTTAATTTGAAGCTTCTTTTATCGATTCTTCTAGAATGTTTAACGCTTTATCTATTTGCTCTTTTTTAATGACTAAAGGTGGTTGAATTCTAAGTGTGCACCCTTTAACGCCACCTGAACCTATTAATAACCCTTTCTTTCTGCATAGATCCCTTATTTTTCCTGTTTCTTCTAAAGCAGGAGTTTTTTTTCCTCTATTTTTCACAAGCTCAATCCCTATCATTAATCCTTTTCCTCGAATATCACCGATAATTTTATATTTTTCTCTCATCTCATTCAGTCGCTTTATAATATATTTACCCTTTTCAACAGCTTTTTCAGGAAGTCTTTCTTCCAGCATAAATTCTATATTTGCAAGCGCAGCCGCGGCTGATACTGGATTGCCACCAAATGTTGAAAGATGATCGCCAGGTTCAAATGAATTACCGATTTCAGGTTTAGTTATACACGCGCTTATTGGAAAACCATTTGCTATTCCTTTAGCCATCGTTATCATGTCAGGTTCTATTCCATAATGTTCAATTGCAAATAATTTTCCTGTTCTACCGAATCCAGTTTGCACCTCATCTGCTATAAATAAAATGTTGTTTTCATCTAATATTTCTTTCACAATTTTAAAATAATCAGGTGGCGGCACAATAATACCTCCCTCACCCATAATAGGTTCAGCTATGAATGCTGCTATTCCCTTACTAGTAGAGTAGTCTATCACATTACGAACGGATCTAGCACAAAGCACATCGCAGTTTGGATATTCTTTTTCGAAGAAGCAGCGATAGCAGTAAGGTGGCGGTGCAAAACTTACACTAGAAAGATATGGCCCCATATCATATTTTCTTCTTCCAGCTTGCCCAGTTACACTTAAGGTACCAATTGATCTTCCATGAAAAGAACACATCAATGATATTATCTCATATTTTTTGGTATACTTTCTAGCAAGTTTTATAGCACATTCAATAGCTTCAGCTCCACTATTACCAAAAAAGGTTTTTTGTAAAGATGGTGGTGTAATTTCCGCTAGTTTTTTAGCAAGCTCAATAACAGGTGGAATATAATACACGTAGGCACATGCATGAATAAGTTTTTTTGCCTGTTCAATAGCAGCATTAACAATTTTAGGTTGACAATGTCCTGCATTTACAACTGAAATTCCAGCGAAGCAATCTATATACTCCTTTCCAGCAATATCCCTTATAATGGCTTCTTTCGCTTCAGCAACCACTACAGGTTCT
This window of the Candidatus Bathyarchaeota archaeon genome carries:
- a CDS encoding aspartate aminotransferase family protein: MKIEEVKPLEDEVNELIEKANKYLITSMVKKIEPVVVAEAKEAIIRDIAGKEYIDCFAGISVVNAGHCQPKIVNAAIEQAKKLIHACAYVYYIPPVIELAKKLAEITPPSLQKTFFGNSGAEAIECAIKLARKYTKKYEIISLMCSFHGRSIGTLSVTGQAGRRKYDMGPYLSSVSFAPPPYCYRCFFEKEYPNCDVLCARSVRNVIDYSTSKGIAAFIAEPIMGEGGIIVPPPDYFKIVKEILDENNILFIADEVQTGFGRTGKLFAIEHYGIEPDMITMAKGIANGFPISACITKPEIGNSFEPGDHLSTFGGNPVSAAAALANIEFMLEERLPEKAVEKGKYIIKRLNEMREKYKIIGDIRGKGLMIGIELVKNRGKKTPALEETGKIRDLCRKKGLLIGSGGVKGCTLRIQPPLVIKKEQIDKALNILEESIKEASN
- a CDS encoding DUF2207 domain-containing protein; translation: MSERRQITALMLLTLTIAILGLILIMYFPSLTEGGIGVDEYKAFFYADGTLIENYVYEVKTSNRFRMLYRVWDAPLSINQLNEPSIQFLNASTNSEAFVYLKDFQGVVWLQNSLSKSLINEVESLAYLNEVGIFNPKGFKAGKYNVTYAFKIHPPIEYDENSCHLNLKLADEHLTYREVEVTLKDASYILKVFSHPPTLKIIEKENEIVFYGSSNKNELLELEILFKKDVLNVMGGFPEKVNNVTELTFKANRYELIQYHLSLILLRLNQLLSLTFPFLFLLVYIVYGGEKQFTVPKYLSVTPNNKLKPWIVNLIFKSDPLNFDKDGFYATLLDLHKRGKIKIKTKNSKGLTIQLINEEELDVYEERLIKFLKSLSRNNIVDTDEIKKFVKILSLNKEFEWKLLELKNELFYLTKKAEQSIAESYMISGRRKLASFILTSIFSLLISILVFNSLYSISTIVLASSFIPLIQSLIALTFPSTLFGKWRSSFYKEKLEWDAFKKFLSDLALIKKYSPEDLSIWGEWLVYGTALGIGDNVVKAMETLKIPLEELKITHNLPIIIQPIITAVPFSEAEKGFSGGGFGSGGGFGGGGAGAR
- a CDS encoding CoA-acylating methylmalonate-semialdehyde dehydrogenase, with the translated sequence MLTIKNYVNGEWKESRSEKILDVVNPATQRVLAKVPVSTREEFDEAVKAAWEAFPRWSETPPVARARLLMRLKELMEERFEELSRIQTMEHGKTIDESRGETRRGIENVEVAMGTPSLMMGYLLQDIAVGMDEFAYKVPLGVFGIIGPFNFPFMVPLWFAPFAVATGNCIIIKPSSEDPISQMKIAELVEEAGFPPGVWNVVNGGRDVVSAMLDHPDINGVCFVGSTPVGKIIYERCGATGKRVIAQGGAKNFIIVMPDAVLDKTIAACMTSFFGNTGQRCLSGANLVVCGEGLNEHEFNNFYDKVVNAFVKAASEIRVGYGLDERVQMGPLRDKEKKQKMLTYIEKGIKEGAKLKLDGRKIKLIGDLPHDAFLNPTVFTDVTSDMFIAREELFGPIASIMRVKSLNEAIEMVHGNPYGNSSAIFTQNGKWAREFIYRVKVGNVGVNVGIVAPMSFFPFGGMKQSFFGILHGQKECIDFFTDRKVVIQRWF
- the ala gene encoding alanine dehydrogenase; its protein translation is MEILILGDREVKALITIEEAIKAVEEAFKEKNLGKVQMPLKSFLFYEKYNGDHRFMPAYLETLNISGVKIVNTHPENRKKYGLPTVTGIIVLVDPETGVILAILDATWITLIKTAAASAIATKYLARKEVENLGLIGAGLQAIAHIEALSYVMNINKVYVWSRTRETMDKFIKFITEQYPKINFTDSKTIEEVVKNSDVVTTLTPSKQPIVMEEWIKQGTHINAIGADAPGKQELDPKILKKAKIVIDDLEHNSYSGELNVPLVKGLISKKDIYAEIGEIILGKKPGRTSQNEITVFTSTGIAIQDISVAEIAYKKALKQNFGIKINLTGPTFKLLNLY